Proteins found in one Vallitalea guaymasensis genomic segment:
- a CDS encoding carbohydrate-binding protein, whose protein sequence is MKKSVKLLMSISLCMCMIMTLFSFNIHAADNDNVQLYYADIGGYYGNGGYWATGKIAVKDLGENKNVVVHYTTDGDTWFDVSATYLKKSTDGYDIYTFKTPMVEWNGFYYYKYNWTFAIKYEVNGNTYWDNNYGQNYSVNISNFEYCQNIVLGKCKLLSESSYKDVNNIFRGNVMVKDYNPNKIVTIRYTTDSWKTHKDVRAYKSSYQPYSDMELWTFDINEDAGVYEYAIKCEINGQTYWDNNFGDNYIYTHPF, encoded by the coding sequence ATGAAAAAATCAGTAAAATTATTAATGAGTATTAGTTTATGCATGTGTATGATAATGACACTATTTAGTTTCAACATTCATGCAGCCGACAATGATAATGTACAATTATATTATGCAGATATAGGAGGATATTATGGTAATGGAGGATATTGGGCTACAGGGAAAATTGCGGTAAAAGATTTAGGAGAGAATAAGAATGTAGTAGTACATTATACTACAGATGGAGATACATGGTTTGATGTATCAGCCACATATCTAAAAAAATCAACAGATGGTTATGATATATACACTTTCAAAACACCTATGGTAGAATGGAATGGATTTTACTATTATAAATATAATTGGACTTTTGCAATTAAATATGAAGTAAATGGAAATACATATTGGGATAACAATTACGGACAAAATTATTCAGTAAATATTTCTAATTTTGAGTATTGTCAAAACATTGTATTGGGTAAATGCAAGTTATTATCTGAGTCAAGTTATAAAGATGTTAATAACATCTTTCGTGGAAATGTGATGGTTAAGGATTATAATCCTAATAAAATTGTAACTATTAGATATACAACAGATAGTTGGAAAACTCATAAAGATGTTAGGGCTTATAAGAGTTCTTATCAACCATATAGTGATATGGAGTTATGGACATTTGATATTAATGAAGATGCTGGGGTCTATGAATATGCAATCAAATGTGAAATTAATGGACAAACATATTGGGATAATAATTTTGGAGATAATTATATCTATACTCATCCATTCTAA
- a CDS encoding LacI family DNA-binding transcriptional regulator, whose product MDRVSTIKDVAKLANVSISTVSRVLNGTTPVSKESSDKVYKAVEVLDYKPNAMARSLISKKTMTIAVIIPNLSNLFFPELLRGISKAVEKEGYFLIICNTDYSSEKEEKYINQMLERRVDGFIIVSSSISNEKLTQMLKGKTSVVFVYSYADFGYNIMEDGIKATYDATKYLIHMGHKKIACIGWRFKGVNVRYMGFRKALEEFNVDFRNEYVIDCGYSKEEITNNTIKLLKMKDRPTGIVAFNDDTAIAIMMAAKDMGIKIPEDLSIIGYDNISISNILLKPLTTISVPIHKMGINAGKKIIQIIDNSISYSDTYREEYIPYELIERESVKSMDIDS is encoded by the coding sequence ATGGATAGAGTTTCAACTATAAAAGATGTTGCAAAACTAGCTAATGTTTCTATTAGTACAGTATCAAGAGTATTGAATGGGACAACTCCAGTTAGTAAAGAAAGTTCAGATAAAGTATATAAAGCAGTGGAAGTTCTTGACTATAAGCCCAATGCTATGGCTAGAAGTCTTATAAGCAAGAAAACAATGACCATAGCTGTAATAATACCAAACTTATCTAACTTATTTTTCCCTGAACTGTTGAGAGGAATAAGTAAGGCAGTAGAAAAAGAAGGTTATTTTCTAATAATCTGCAACACTGATTACAGTTCAGAAAAAGAAGAAAAATATATCAACCAAATGTTAGAAAGAAGAGTTGATGGGTTCATTATTGTGAGTTCCAGTATAAGTAATGAGAAATTAACACAAATGTTGAAAGGTAAAACCAGTGTTGTATTTGTCTACTCATATGCTGACTTTGGTTACAATATCATGGAAGATGGTATAAAGGCAACTTATGATGCTACTAAATATCTTATTCACATGGGACACAAAAAAATAGCCTGTATAGGTTGGAGATTCAAAGGTGTCAATGTAAGATATATGGGATTTCGGAAAGCACTTGAAGAATTCAATGTTGATTTTAGGAATGAATACGTTATTGATTGTGGATACAGCAAAGAAGAAATAACCAATAATACTATTAAGTTGTTGAAGATGAAAGATAGACCTACTGGTATAGTTGCTTTTAATGACGATACAGCTATTGCCATAATGATGGCAGCCAAGGATATGGGAATCAAAATTCCAGAGGATTTATCAATAATAGGATATGATAATATTTCTATCAGCAATATTTTACTAAAACCTTTGACAACTATTTCAGTACCTATTCATAAGATGGGTATTAATGCAGGTAAAAAAATCATTCAAATAATTGATAATAGTATTTCATATAGTGATACTTATAGAGAAGAATATATACCATACGAATTAATTGAAAGAGAATCAGTGAAGTCAATGGATATAGATAGTTGA